In a genomic window of Thermosynechococcus sp. CL-1:
- a CDS encoding TMEM165/GDT1 family protein produces the protein MDWQSFAVSFAIVFLSELGDKSQLVAITLGSNARSATAVFLGVASGLVCTTFFGVLLGSGIATLIPVKVVKAIAAMMFAFLGFYLLSQTAADSLDKEQI, from the coding sequence ATGGACTGGCAATCCTTTGCCGTGAGTTTTGCGATTGTTTTCTTGTCAGAACTGGGGGACAAGAGTCAACTGGTGGCGATTACTTTAGGGAGTAATGCCCGCTCCGCTACCGCTGTCTTTCTAGGCGTGGCCTCTGGCTTGGTGTGTACAACGTTTTTCGGTGTGCTTTTGGGCAGTGGGATTGCCACATTGATCCCCGTGAAGGTGGTCAAGGCGATCGCTGCCATGATGTTTGCCTTTCTGGGGTTTTATTTGCTGTCTCAAACAGCGGCTGACAGCCTTGACAAGGAGCAAATTTGA
- a CDS encoding Fur family transcriptional regulator, whose product MFTSPAPSPLPPIRSLEDAIDRCQRLGLRLSRQRRAILELLWDAKDHLSARQIYDRLNQAGKDIGHTSVYQNLEALSEHGIIECVERADGRLYGNISDSHSHVNCLDSQKIIDVHVELPPSLIAEIEAKTGVKIVDYRIDFYGYQNAEASTQG is encoded by the coding sequence GTGTTCACGTCTCCTGCTCCCAGTCCCCTACCCCCCATTCGTTCCCTTGAGGATGCGATCGATCGCTGTCAGCGGCTTGGATTGCGGCTGAGTCGGCAGCGGCGTGCCATTCTTGAACTGCTCTGGGATGCCAAGGATCACCTCTCAGCGCGGCAGATCTACGATCGCCTGAATCAAGCCGGCAAAGACATCGGCCATACCTCTGTATATCAGAATCTCGAAGCCCTTTCCGAGCATGGCATTATTGAGTGCGTTGAGCGTGCCGATGGGCGCCTTTACGGCAATATCAGTGATAGCCACAGCCATGTCAATTGTCTCGATAGCCAGAAAATTATTGACGTTCACGTTGAGCTACCCCCCTCTCTCATTGCTGAGATTGAAGCAAAAACTGGCGTGAAAATCGTTGACTATCGCATTGACTTTTATGGTTATCAAAACGCTGAGGCGAGCACCCAAGGATAA